A part of Plasmodium sp. gorilla clade G2 genome assembly, chromosome: 8 genomic DNA contains:
- a CDS encoding RWD domain-containing protein, putative yields MDYKAEQQTEKESLSFLYECTKEFISLSDNSFKIYIDNKLKKISFYILFEYTEKYPDEAPSYKIVDAKNLSISLKENVENQIEETIENNLGYSMIYNIVENIRTYLSEDIEEKSMYDEMIERQPKSNKINDTDNSSDDNEKDIDNYENVLELKELCEEKYRVSEEEFEAWRKEFYKDIFLQMKKNNNSENPTGRELFEKETISILDPEFDEGEPKWSNEELFCDIDLDD; encoded by the exons atGGATTATAAAGCTGAACAACAAACCGAAAAAGAAAGcctatcatttttatatgaatgcACTAAGgaatttatatctttaagtgataattcttttaagatatatatagataataaattgaaaaaaatttccttttatattttatttgagtATACCGAAAAATATCCTGATGAGGCTCCTTCATATAAAATAGTTGACG cTAAAAATTTATCAATATCCTTAAAAGAGAATGTAGAGAATCAAATTGAAGAGACGATAGAAAATAACCTAGGATATagtatgatatataatatagtcgAAAACATAAGG ACATATCTCTCTGAAGATATTGAAGAAAAGTCCATGTACGATGAAATGATTGAAAGACAACCcaaatcaaataaaattaatgataCTGATAATTCATCAGATGATAATGAAAAGGATATagataattatgaaaatgtaTTGGAACTGAAAGAATTATGTGAAGAGAAG TATAGAGTAAGTGAAGAAGAATTTGAGGCATGGAGAAAAGAAttttataaagatatatttttacaaatgaaaaaaaataataattcagaAAATCCAACAGGAAGAGAGCTCTTTGAAAAGGAGACAATTAGTATATTAGATCCTGAATTTGATGAAG gTGAACCAAAGTGGAGTAATGAAGAATTATTTTGTGATATCGATCTAGACGATTAA